One Lepus europaeus isolate LE1 chromosome 4, mLepTim1.pri, whole genome shotgun sequence genomic window, AGTGAACTCAAGCATTGTATAAATGAAACCTGAAAGATAAGTTATGAAACTACTAATTGCTACTAACTGCAGGGgaaaaaataagcttaaaaatatattttcacctTAGTTGAAAGACAAGGGTTGGGGGTGAGGTGTGatcaagaggaaaagagagaaaacaaagagaagtcttccatctgctgggctaggctgaagctgggagtctagAGTCCAATCCTTGTTTCCCAGGTGAGTTGCAAgaacaggaacccaagttcttgagtcgtCATTGTACATAGAGGGGGAGCTGTGTCTGtggcaggcactccagtatgggatgtgggtatcccattTGGTGTCTTAACTATgaagccaaatgcttgcccctctaCTCTTCTTTAGAGTATGATAAAAGCAGTTATGGTATTAAATGTTGGAATGCTTTTGCTCtctcaaaaaagataaaaatgacaagTGAAATCAGAAGACACAAGGGAAATATGAAACCTTAAAGGATTTACTAGTTGTtactttttatgtttaattttattcttccaaGGGCTATACTGTCAAAACAGATTTATAATCAAAAGAATGTGATGGAATTACAAAGAGTTCTGTGCTTGCACATTTTCCTTTAAGCTAGTGCCTTTAATTTGTGACATCTTCTAGGCATTATGGCAAAATAACCCATAGCTAAACAGTTGAATTTCATAATCAGATTCTGACACATGTTCTTGGTTAACTTTCTGCTAATATTTTACCTCTAAATACATATACTTTTTCATCAAACATCCATCTTTGATGTAGTCACGGCTGATATGTTAGAAGTTGTTCAGTGTTATTTCAGTAACAAATTCAGTTGTTTGAAAATCTCTGTAAAATCACTTTGATTTTCTGGAAACCCTcagtttattttcaaatttttctgttGCCTCACTTGCTTTTCCTTTTCAGTGATTCTAGTGTTAAATTTTTCAACACATCCTTTCAGTTTACAAATTTACtgtattttccattcttttgtctGTCTATGCCTTAATGAAGGTATTTGACTTGTCTCaccattctgcttttttttttaaaggtttatttatttatttgaaaggcagagttcagagagagagaaagagatcttccatctgctggttcattcctcagtgtCCACAATCACTAGAGCTTGTTGGTTATGAAGCCATTAGCCAGCagcttctgggtatcccacgtgggtgcaggggctcaagaacttcagccatcttctgctgctttcccagtcacattagcaggaagctggattggaagtggagcagctggctttCAAactagcacctgtatgggatgccagtattgcaggcagtggcttcacctgctacgccacaacactggcaacttgtctcatcatttttttttttttttttttttttttttaatacttgttttggagcaggtgtttggcctagtgcttgcttgcttgcttccttccttccttccttccttcctccctttctctcttcctttctttctcactcttcctccctccctcccttcctttcttcctaagatttatttatttgaaagacagagttacagagaggggtagagaggtcttccatccgttggtttactccccagatggtcgcaatggccggagggagccaggagccaggatcttcctccaggtttcccatgttgggtgcagaggtccaaggacttgggccatcctgcactgctttcccaggccatcgcagagagctggatctggaagagaagcagctgggactagaaccagcaagcacatgggatgccggcgtttcaggcacttcaggccagggcgttaacctgctgtgccacagtgccggccccttgtctCATCATTCTGATTCATTTTTCACCATTGACTAGTCGTAATTAACTGTGTTTTGATTTGTTCAGCTCTACAATTCCCTTGTACATCATTTGTTTATACAATTTCAGATTTTTGACCAAACTATTTGACCTTATTGATCCTCTCTTTGAACAAATAATGCTCTTACTAATTTAAAAGTCTCTTGTCTGTTAACTTCATTATCCTTACCTATGggtctgtttatattttctggtGTTTGTTACCAGCTTTAACTCATGTAgtctttcctttttcatatgACTGACTGTGTTTGATAGGAGAAACTAAAGAACTATTATGAAGCCAAAGATAATTTCCTCCAAGAGAAAGTTTGTTTTGGGATGTGCTAGGAACAGTTAATTATCTTAAATCACTTTAATCCAGTTTTAGAGATTTATATTAATTGAAGTTGGTAGTTCTAGTTTTTGCCATGAGCCATGATCAGTCTACTTGTCAtttatgctgcttttttttttttttttgacaggcagagtggacagtgagagagagagagacagagagaaaggtcttcctttgccgttggttcactctccaatggccgccgcggccggcgcactgcggccagggcatcacactgattcgaagccaggagccaggtgcttctcctggtctcccatgcgggtgcagggcccaagcacttgggccatcctccactgcactcccgggccatagcagagagctggcctggaagaggggcaactgggacagaatccggcgccccgaccgggactagaacccggtgtgctggcgccgtaaggcggaggattagcctagtgagccgcggcgccggcccataatgtAGCTTTTAAAGATCCAAATGTGATGTATGTTCCATTGTCCTTTCCCTTGACTGACTGGCTATGTTCCCCAtgcacctccccctctcctgcttCATCTGGAAATCAGGACTATTAAGTATTTATTCTTTGCTTTGCTAGCTTCCTGCCTTACCTCTCAGTTTGTTTTACTTCCCTCCATTCCCTTTGATCTTCCCATTTCCTTTCACTTTTtccttagagagaaagagattggttttccatctgctggttcattccccgaatgacTGCTGgtgctgggtcaagctgaagttcggtaggagacaggaactctctcctgatctcccatgtgggtgggcaggagccaaagcacttgcaccatcttcagCTGTTTATCTAGGTACATTGATAGAGAACAGATGTCTATCATAGCTGTTTAGAAactacttgggatgtccacatccatattggagtgcctggtcccAACTCCTCTGCTTCTCATCAACTTTAGTTCCAGTAtgctccctgggagacagcattaATTTCTTATGGTACTTGGGACTCTGTCACACATtgggaagacctgaattgagttgcctgctcctggtttcagtctggcgtAGGCCTCACTATtggagacatttgggaagtgaaccagtgtatgggtgatctctgtctcttctacccttgaaataaaataaaaataaaaaactcatgGAACATCCCTCCcacttttttcatgaaaattacaacattgatttttttgtgatCATAGAGCATCATGTTTAAATGTCTTTCTCTtctaatttatttgcattttttgttaATGTTTGAAACTATAGTATCCCATGAAAGTTAACTTCTGGATTACATTATcaaaattggaaatattttttatttatatttaaagatttctctttttatttgaaaggcagggtgacagaggtAAAGGGAAATACATAtatagaaagagatttttcagTTTTGCTGGTTGTAACATCTTAGGCTAGTCCggttcaaagccaggaatccagaactccatcctggcctcccgtGTAAGAGACTGAGATTTAGTAACGATTTAGTAAGTTAATTCGAGTTGACCAAATGATATTGAATACCCTTATAAAAGTAAATGAGTAGGCcagtgcctcggctcactaggctaatcctctacctgcggtgccggcactctgggttctagtcccagttggggtgctggattctgtccctgttgctcctcttccagtccagctctctctgtggcccgggagggcagtggaggatggcccaagtgcttgggccctgcacccgcatgggagaccgggaggaggcacctggctcctggcttcggactggcgcagcacacctgccatggtggccatttggggcgtgaaccaacagaaggaagacttctctctctctctctctctctctctctctcacactgtgaataaaaaaaaaaagtaaatgagtgAACAATAGAAGATTAGAAAATTATTCCCACCAATAATAAGGTATAGTCAGGGGGTTGCCTAATGATGAAGCTACATGCTGAGAAATACGTCATTAAGTAATTACATTGTCTTATGAACATTATAGAGTACAGTTACACAAGCCCAGATCTTAACAGACTAAACCACTCAGTTGGCCTCTTGAGGCAATCAAGATGTGAATAAAAACAAGATTTGTGATGCTAGTATAACAGCATGCTGTTTTGtaattaactttttttgtaaTGAGTAGGAGGAGTACAAGCTAAAATAACCATTGAAActgtaatatattaaatatatacatcaGTAACATGGTCCTTTATTATCTTGATCAACTGTTATGAACAGTGCCTAATTTTATGTACTGTATTTTCTGTATTACTTGCTGCATTGTAGGTTTGTTTATACCAGATCCACCAAAAAGTTTTGAGTGCTGTGTTGTACTGTGATGTTAGGAATGCTATGGCATCAGAAGCCAATGGATGTTTTTCAGTTCTGTTTTAATCATAGTGGACCACCatcatatgtacatatgtatctTTATGGGTATATGACTGTATACTATAAAATTCAGTCATGTAACGATAAGAGGGTAGCTTGGGAAAATATAGTCTTAAAGTAATTGCAGATGGTAATTAGCTATCTGTAAATACTTCAAAGGTGGTTATTTTTCAgtgatcatattttatttatgctcTAACTGATCTGTGGTTTACTAGGAGTAGATGCATAGGCTCTTGTTCTAATTCAGCTATTAAGTCTGTTCGTGGGTAAGCTTTTTCATCTTCTTGGTCCTCATTTTCCCTAgttggaaaaaggaaagaaagttagATAACCATAGTTTCAGGATCTGTACcttattcagaaaaaacaaaacaaaacaaaacaggatctTAAAATCTTGTTTGAAATTGAATAGTTCTGTATAACATAAGGACTTAGGTAAACATTCATGTTGTTTTTGGGGagataaaattaatgtttttaaaatatcttttgtcAAAGGGATTTTTAGCTAATCAGATGAGAGCAGAAAACTTGAAGGATGCATCTGTATTACCTGATTTGTGCCTGAGTCATGCAAATCAGTTGATGATTATGTTGCAAAATCATAGAAAACTGTTGGATATTAAACAGAAGTGTACCACTGCCAAACAAGAACTAGCTAATAATCTACATGTTAGACTGAAGTAAGTAGTTCAATTATATTTGAGTTGGATATATTGGGTTGATGTTTTATTTCTCTCAAGTGATGGGACAATTTTCTCTTCCTAGTATATTGAAATATTTGATGATTAATTTCGGgattgtactgttttttatgtagCCTGTTTGTCTTGGTAGTTTCTTAACTTTACTAGTAAGGAATTATTTTACCAATTGTGGATTTTGAAATATTGAATTTCATTCTCCAGGTGGTGTTGTTTTGTAATGCTTCATGCTGATCAAGATGGAGAGAAATTACAAGCCTTGCTCCGCCTTGTAATAGAGCTGTTAGAGAGAGTTAAAATTGTTGAAGCTCTCAGTACAGTTCCTCAGATGTACTGCTTAGCTGTTGTTGAGGTTGTAAGgagaaaaatgttcataaaacaCTACAGGGAGGTATGCAAGTtgaattctattttaatttctacATTTACTTTGTGATTCAGTATAGGTTATAATCATATATTTTCCTCTCCTAGTGGGCTGGTGCTTTAGTCAAAGATGGAAAACAATTATATGAAGCTGAAAAGTCAAAAAGGGAATCCTTTGGGAAATTATTTAGTAAGTGTTCTTCTGTAATAGCTTTCTTTTTAATGGAAGcagatgtttttatttcatagacATGAATTATTTAAATCATTATATTCTGACCATTAATTATCATTGAAATTTAGAGAAACATTGCTTTTAAAACTTAGGGAATTAAATCTGCTAAATTTTCAATGTAAAGTATTATAAAAGTTTAgtctacattttgaaaaaaagaattttttttgcattaaacaGAGTGCTAAAGTGATTgtattgttgatttctttatacagggaaatcttttttaagaaatcgTCTGTTTAGGGGATTGGACTCCTGGCCACCTTCtttttgtgtatgtatttatttcctaATCATGACTAAATTTAGtatgtttcaaaatcttttttccaGAAGTAGACATATTAGAAACTAAGAATtgttgtattttaaaacttttaagataTAATTATTGATCAAGTCTTCATAACATATAAAGATACCTTATACTACACTTTTAAGATTGATtggttcttttgttcttttttatgttttattcctCCCTTTTCTTTTACCAGCCCATCgtctcctccctgcctctgtttTACATCTGCCTCTTCTCCCTTTTATACTTCCCCACTCCTTTTCACGTCTTGAGAAATTAGCATAGGATAACTCATGAAATTTTCATTGAAActaaatcatgaaaaataaatgtgtcaTATGTCTAAACTATTATTTGAGCTCTTAATTTCAttacaagagaaaaaatatttccatgatCAATGAAGTCTGAGAGATTCTGGGTCTACCCTCTGCCTTCTAACGTACTACTTAGCTTTTCAACATGTTTCTATATTGAAAGATTTCCCATGACTTCAAATGtctgtattttctaaaatatattaatggATGATGCAATAGGAATTGACTCCTAAACTCTCTTTTACTCCAGAATCCTTTTTTATAAAGGACATCTTGACATCTCTTAATATGTTGAGGTAATATCTAAAACAAAGTTATTTTACAGTGTGAAATTCTTTTTATTGTTATGAAAAAAGAGAGGATTGGGCTTACTAAGTTAGTAtttgaaaaaaaactgaaatttatctggattctgtatttaggaaaaaaataatcaaaatgtcaaggtaaaggcaaggaaagaaattatacacaggagaaaatatattttttccatattaTAGCAACAAGACATGGTAACTGGTAATAGGAATAGATTCACATCTAGAGAAATCTTCATGATCATGCTGTTAATTAAGGAAGAATTTCTGAATAGTCTGTGCACTAATGAAACAAATGCTTTCACTTAGTTGATGGGAATGCTAGAGTTACTATAAAGTGAAGCTAAAAACAGAATTGGGGAGGAAGCACATGAATTTATTTCCAAGTCTATTAATATGTGAGAAAATATGTTGTATACTAGGTCTTCACTGAACATTACTTCGTTTTTACTttactctttgtttttgttttcgtaAGTGTGACTATCCATTTGAATCATTTTTAACTCATTTGGTGTATTGTACTTGATTGGAGTAAGAAACTACATTTGTTGtttatgtttttggaaaaaaaaaaaaaaaaaactttgttttttggtGTAGACTCAAAAACCTCGAAAGTTTGACTGTGAACTTCCAGATATTTCATTAAAAGATTTACAGTTCCTGCAATCATTTTGTCCTTCGGAAGTTCAGCCTTTGCTCAGGTAAGTGTCATTAGAGTTTTTAATTTCAGTCATAACCTTATTATCCTGTAGCTAAGGAGAGCAGCACCAGTATTCTTCAGAAATACCAGGATAAAGAAATGTTCTATGATGGACTTATTCTTTTGATTGCTTTAGGAAATTACTGGGGAATGTAAAAAGGTTTACCTCTCATTTGTGTGTTTTTCTGGTCGTTTCACTGACTTTCCTTACTCCTGAGATTTCTACCTTGTTGCTTTCCTAATTTCCATGATCTAAGGTTCTTAAAATATTCCTAGTATTGATTAAATTGAAATGACAATGCTGTACTCATTTTTAACATTGAAATACTTGGCTGTACTTATCCAGTTTTTCATTGAGAAATCTGGGATGGCTCTTGTAGCATACTGGGTGAAACTGCTGGTTGGATTCCCGGTATCTCATgttagagtgccaatttgagaccagctattctgcttccaatctagtttcctgttaatacacacctTGGGGGAGGCAtcagaagaaggctcaagtccttgggtctctgctactcatgtggtAGACACTGATGAAATTAACAGCTTCTGGCTCCattgtggcccagccctgagtattgtaggcattttgggtaatgaaccagcaattGGTTGATATCTCTATGTCTCCCCTTTTTCTTTGCCTGTCAAGTAATTGGAAAATGTGTAAGTAAACACAAACAAAGGAGAGACCAGAATTGTAATTTGTTTGCATTGTGTTTCAGGGTTCCCTTACTTTGTGACTTTGAACCTCTACACCAGCATGTACTTGCTCTACATAATTTGGTAAAGGCAGCACAAAGTTTGGATGAAATGTCACAGACCATTACAGACCTGCTCAATGAACAAAAGGCAAATGAAATTCTTTCAGATGCTTCTCTTTATTAGTGTGAAATATTTGCATTATTGCTGCTCTTATAaccgtttctctctgtcttctaggCATCTGTAAGTCAGGCCTCCCCACAGTCGGCTTCTTCACCAAGGATAGAAAGTGCAACAGGAATGACAACTACTACCTCACCAAGAAGTCCTCCCCCACTCACTGTTCAAGATCCCTTATGTCCCACAGTATGTCCATTAGAAGAATTATCTCCAGATAGCATTGATGCACATACATTTGATTTTGAAACGATCCCCCATCCAAACATAGAACAAACTATTCACCAAGTTTCTTTAGACTTGGATTCATTAGCAGAAAGTCCTGAATCAGATTTTATGTCTGCTGTGAATGAGTTTGTAATAGAAGAAAATTTATCATCTCCTAATCCTATAAGTGATCCACAAAGTCCAGAAATGATGGTGGAATCACTTTATTCATCCGTTATCAATGCAATTGACAGTAGACGTATGCAGGATACGAATACATGTAAAGAGAATTTTGGAGATCATGCTTCTTTAAACATCCAGTTAGAAAAATGTAAAGTTGTTGCCCAGGACTCTCATTTCAGTATTCAAACCatcaaggaagacctttgtcacTTTAGAACATTTGTACAAAAAGAACAGTGTGACTTCTCCAATTCTTTAAAATGTACAGCAGTGGAAATAAGAAATATTattgaaaaagtaaaatgttccctagAAATAACACTAAAAGAGAAACATCAGAAAGAACTACaatccttaaaaaatgaatatgaaagTAAACTTGAGGCACTAATAAAGGaaagtgaagaaaatgaaaacaaaattaaaaaattgaaaggagACTTAGCATGTCTTGAGGAGGTTTTACAAAATAAAGATAATGAATTTGCtttagttaaaaatgaaaaagaagctgTTATCTGCTTGCAGAATGAAAAAGATCAGAAGTTGTTAGAGATGGAAAATTTAATGCACACTCAAAATTGTGAAATTAGAGAACTGAAGCACTCAAGAGAACTAATGTTAGAAGACTTAAAGAAGCTCCACGTTGAAAACGATGAGAAGATACAGTCATTGAGGGAAGAACTTCAGTCCTTAGAGCAAAGTCATTTAAAGGAGTTAGAGGATACACTGCACATTAGGCACACACAGGCATTTGAGAAAGTTATGGAAGACCACaaaatttctttggagaaattgaAAAAGGAAAACCAACAACAAATTGATCAGCTACAAGCATCTCATGCTACAGTGATCCAGGAGAAAGAGCAACAGCTCCAAGAATTAAAACTCAAGGTTTCTGACTTGTCAGACATGAGATGTAAGTTAGAGGTTGAACTTGCATTGAAGGAAGCAGAAactgatgaaataaaaattttgttggaAGAAAGCAGAACTCAGCAGAAAGAGACCTTGAAATCTCTccttgaaaaagaaacagaaaatttgagAACAGAAATTAGTAAATTAAACCAAAAGATTCAGGATAATAATGAAAATTATCAGGTGGGCCTAGAAGAGCTAAGAACTTTAATGGCAGTTGAAAAAGATCAATGCATTTCAGAGTTGATTAGTAGACATGAAGAAGAATCTAATGTGCTTAAAGCTGAATTAAGCAAAGTAACATCTTTGCATCACCAAGCATTTGAGATGGAACAAAACCTAAAAGAACAAATAGTTGAACTGCAGAATAAATTGGACTCAGAATTGAGTGCtcttgaaaaacagaaagatgaaaaaattaGTCAACAAGAagataaatatgaaattattatacACCGCCttgtgaaagacaaagagacattGGTTGTGCACCATGAACAAGACAGAGAACAGTTAATTCAGAAGCTTAATTGTGAAAAAGATGAAGCTATTCAGACTGCCCTAAAAGAATTTAAATTGGAAAGAGAAGTTGTTGAAAAAGAGTTATTAGAAAAAATTAAGCATCTTGAAAATCAAATAGCAAAAAGGTAAGAATTAAGTTTAGTGTAattatacaattaaaatattGTTGGTTCAAATGTGCCTGTGTGTAATCATAGTATTTTGATTTGTTCCTTTACTTTAGGTAAATGTAgcaatttgaatattttcatgaagcaaaaactttttttaaatggtCACTCTTTCTTGCAAACATTATAAGAACAGGAAAacagataacttttaaaaaattaatctctaTAGTTTATGGATTTTTCCAAGAAATGTTTTGAAGATTTGAAATCTTTTATGGTGCCTGATTTTTCCTTTCCTAattcataatttatatttaagtttCTAAATCCTTCACttgaaaatttcttatttttgttctcTTTAACTTTACTGTGTATGTATTAAAGACTACAAAAGATTGCTCTGAGCAATGTTGAACAAAGGCTAAGTCATAGTTTGAGAATATGTAGAATGCTCATCATTGTTATTTTATTGATATTACTGCTTATTTTACCCGTGGTTTGAAAGATAATGTTTTAAATTCCAGATCTGATATTGTAGTTTGGGAttactttttgttctttttgcctTTATTATTGTTACTATCTGATGTTCCTACCTTCTGGTCACAGATGATGATGTTTAGTATGTCtgagttttaaaaagttttgatgGGGATTTGTGGACAAATAAACACTTTGAAGAGTATAATATATTAGTTAGTTCTATCATTAATTCTCCAAATGAatgtttctgtggttttttttaaccTGTTCTTTTGTATTACTACTTTTAAACAGTCTCTCTGGCTATATTGGTATAGTTAAATCTTCCATTTGGGTTGGAAATAGCTGTTTTTTTATTTGGAGGTGACTAGGAGGTTTAATGGCGGCTTGTTCTTGCATGAAAGTTTAAAGATCTGAGGAAGTGAAGATCCAGTAAGTTACTGCTAAAGACCAAGAAAATTTGTTATGGAGATCCAAAGCTGGACACTAAAAGTGgtataaaaaaattacattcaagAACTACTGGAATAGGGGGAAGATAACTCTGTAGAACTGGACTCAGTTCAGTACATAGCATGAACAAGTTGAGATTTATAGCCAAGGACCAGCATAGAGATCAATGGAGGGAAAATAAGAGAAGACATTAGAGAAGGGGGATTTTGGCTAAATTCACCTAACATAATTCGTGGTTGAATGCAGGCCAGGTTGGTTGGATATTCAGGTTGAAGGATGAGGAGTTTGATGCAAAGGGTGATATCCATCTGTTGTAAATTTTTCTGTTAACTGACTTAGCAAGGTTATTGCTACAGCTGAGCACTGCAGATCAGAGAAGACCAAATGCCAAAGTCAAATCCAAGAGGGCTGTGAAGAACTTGACTGAAGTTTAGTTGGAGGGTTTTTATCAAACTCTTAAGTGAAATATCAGGAAACTGAAGCATCCACCGAAGCTGATGATTCATGATTGTTCAAGAATCTCTTCAAAGCATCAGTGTTCTGCATTACAGAAGAGTAGTTACATCTTCCTTGGCAGAATAAGCCTGAGCTTTTTGCAAACCTGGGCTTTCATTGGCATAATGTATATGGGTTGCTGGGAAATGCAGAATATCTGCATTGCATTATGGATGATATATAAAAAGGGTGAGAGAAATTCTGAATGGACAACAGAGAGGCTAGCACCCTATACTCTCTGCATCAGACATCTTTCTCTTTTGCCCATATTGCACTCTCAAATAAAGACActtaaatatcatatttctgtctGACATAATGCAACTTAAATCCCTCTTATCACCTCAGGTATTCTCAACCTGTCTTCAAAAGGTAAGTCTAAAACTTAGGCCACTCTAGCGTTCCAAGAGTGAAGTTTTGATACCCAGTCCCTCTTTTGCTCTGTTACAATCTCTTTGGTATTCTATGAGTTTAATGCTGAAATATAAGGTTTTCTACCTTTACCGTACTTTATTTTCCATACTAACACAATGGGAGAAAGGGataaagatgaaaaaattgaTTAGTAGCTATGTCGTCTTTACTAGTCTTTATTTCTCTTAGCAGCCTCAACATTGTAGTAAGTGTAGTTTCTGttaccctgttttttttttttttaatacttcagCTGATTTTACTTTCTAGGCATGATTTAAATCTTGTTAATTTAGAGATTTCCAGGAATTATACTCCTGTAATACATTTATATAGTTtttaggtgacttttttttttttttttttttttttttgacaggcagatgtagacagagacagagggaaaggtcttcctattctgttggtcccccccccccccccaatggccgctacggctggagctacaccgatccgaagccaaggtgcttcctcctggtctcccatgcgggtgcagggcccaagcacttgggccatcctccactgccttcccgggccacagcagagagctggactggaagacgaatagccgggacagaatctggcgccccaaccgggactagaacccgagtgagccatggcaccggctttaGTTGACTCTTTTCACTGCTGACCACACCAATGCCAATGTCCTCTCCAGAAGAAGCCCATGGGGTCAAGTATTGTTTCTCTTTGCCCCTATT contains:
- the RB1CC1 gene encoding RB1-inducible coiled-coil protein 1 isoform X2, coding for MKLYVFLVNTGTTLTFDTELTVQTVADLKHAIQSKYKIAIQHQVLVVNGGECMAADRRVCTYSAGTDTNPIFLFNKEMILCDRAPAIPKATFSTENDMELKVEESLMMPAVFHTVASRTQLAVEMYEVAKKLCSFCEGLVHDEHLQHQGWAAIMANLEDCTNSYQKLLSKFESIYSNYLKSIEDIKLKLTHLGTAVSVMAKIPLLECLTRHSYRECLERLDSLPEHDGSEKAEMKRSTELVLSPDMPNKSSLTSLHKSVEHVASDTTDAESGKEIKESSPIQQEEASIDAKDSDLPFFNVSLLDWINVQDRPNDVESLVRKCFDSMSRLDPRIIRPFIAECHQTIAKLDNQNMKAIKGLEDRLYALDQMIASCGRLVNEQKELAQGFLANQMRAENLKDASVLPDLCLSHANQLMIMLQNHRKLLDIKQKCTTAKQELANNLHVRLKWCCFVMLHADQDGEKLQALLRLVIELLERVKIVEALSTVPQMYCLAVVEVVRRKMFIKHYREWAGALVKDGKQLYEAEKSKRESFGKLFRKSFLRNRLFRGLDSWPPSFCTQKPRKFDCELPDISLKDLQFLQSFCPSEVQPLLRVPLLCDFEPLHQHVLALHNLVKAAQSLDEMSQTITDLLNEQKASVSQASPQSASSPRIESATGMTTTTSPRSPPPLTVQDPLCPTVCPLEELSPDSIDAHTFDFETIPHPNIEQTIHQVSLDLDSLAESPESDFMSAVNEFVIEENLSSPNPISDPQSPEMMVESLYSSVINAIDSRRMQDTNTCKENFGDHASLNIQLEKCKVVAQDSHFSIQTIKEDLCHFRTFVQKEQCDFSNSLKCTAVEIRNIIEKVKCSLEITLKEKHQKELQSLKNEYESKLEALIKESEENENKIKKLKGDLACLEEVLQNKDNEFALVKNEKEAVICLQNEKDQKLLEMENLMHTQNCEIRELKHSRELMLEDLKKLHVENDEKIQSLREELQSLEQSHLKELEDTLHIRHTQAFEKVMEDHKISLEKLKKENQQQIDQLQASHATVIQEKEQQLQELKLKVSDLSDMRCKLEVELALKEAETDEIKILLEESRTQQKETLKSLLEKETENLRTEISKLNQKIQDNNENYQVGLEELRTLMAVEKDQCISELISRHEEESNVLKAELSKVTSLHHQAFEMEQNLKEQIVELQNKLDSELSALEKQKDEKISQQEDKYEIIIHRLVKDKETLVVHHEQDREQLIQKLNCEKDEAIQTALKEFKLEREVVEKELLEKIKHLENQIAKSSAAESAREDSSSLVAELQEKLQEEKAKFLEQLEEQEKRKNEEMQNVRTSLIAEQQTNFNTVLTREKMRKENIINDLSDKLKSTMQQQERDKDLIESLSEDRARLLEEKKKLEEEVSKLRSSSFVPSPYVAAAPELYGACAPEVPGEIDRPVLETAEEGRVDSAMETSMMSVQENIHTLSEEKQRIMLLERTLQLKEEENKRLNQRLMSQSMSSVSSRHSEKIAIRDFQVGDLVLIILDERHDNYVLFTVSPTLYFLHSESLPALDLKPASGASRRPWVLGKVMEKEYCQAKKAQNRFKVPLGTKFYRVKAVSWNKKV